The Amycolatopsis sp. QT-25 genomic sequence GCGAGGGCGTTGGCCTGGAGGTCGCCCTCGGCGATGTGGTCGAGGACCGCGGCCGCGCCCGCCATCGCGACCGGGTTGCCGCCGAAGGTCGAGATCGAGTTCGCGGTCAGGCAGTCGACGAGATCGCCGCGCGCCACGAGACCGCCGATCGCGAGCCCGTTGCCGAGGCCCTTGGCGAAGGTCATCGCGTCGGGGACGACGTCGTGCGCCTGGATCCCCCAGTAGTGTTCCCCGGTCCGGCCCCAGCCGGTCTGGACCTCGTCGGAGATGAAGAGGATCCCGTACTGGTCGAGGACTTCCTTCATCGCCTTGAACAGGCCGTCCGGCGGCGAGCTGAACCCGCCGACGCCCTGGATCGGCTCGGCGATCATGCAGGCGACGTCACCCGAAGTGCCCGTCTCCAGGACGTCGACCAGGTCCGCGACGCACGCGTCGATGTACTCGGTGTCCGAAAGCGCCCGGAACGGGCTGCGGTACCGATAGCCGCCGTGCACGTAACTCACCTTCACCGGGCTGAGCGACGACGCCGACCAGCCGCGGTTGCCGGTGATGCCGACCGTCGCGAACGACCGGCCGTGGTACGAGTTCCGCATCGCCAGCACCTGGTTGCTGCGCCGGTACTGGGTGGCGAGCATCAGCGCGGTGTCGTTGGCTTCGGTCCCGGAATTCGTGAAGAACACCTTCGCCTCGGGGATGCCGGAGAGCTTCGCGATGCGCTCGGCCAGCTCGACCTGGGAGCGGATCAGGTACAGCGTCGAGGTGTGCAGGATCCCGGTGTCGAGTTGCTTGCGCACGGCGTCGCTGATCGCCGAGACGTCGTAGCCCATCGAGTTCGTCAGGATGCCCGCGAAGAAGTCGAGGTAGCTGCGCCCGGTCGAGTCGATGACCCGGCGGTCCTGCGCGTGCACGATCTCGATCGGCTCGTCGTAGTAGAGCGCCAGCCACGACGGCAGTACCGCCTTGTGCCGCGCCAGCAGGTCCGCATCGGTCATCGGGTTTCTCCGTCCGCAGCAGGGAGATCTCAGTATGGGGACGGCCCGAAACGGGCGGCAACGATCAGACTGTCGGGTTATCCGCGCGGACCCGCACATGTTGTGCGGCTCGCACGGACTACTCTCAGCACTCGTGATTGACCCCAGGACTCTGCGCGATGACCCGGACGTCGTGCGCGCTTCACAGCGCGCCCGTGGCGAGGACGAAGGAGCGGTCGACAAGCTGCTCTCCCTCGACTCCCGCCGCCGCTCGTCCATCGCCGCCGCCGACAAGCTGCGCGCCGAGCAGAAGTCGCTGGGCAAGCTCATCCCCAAGGCGCAGGGCGACGAGCGGGCCGAGCTGCTCGCCAAGGCGAAAGACCTCGCCGCCCAGGTCAAGACGGCCGAGGTCGAGCAGACCGCGGCTTCGGAGGAGTTCGAGCAGCTGCACCGCCTGGTGCCGAACCTGGTCCACCCCGACGCGCCCGAAGGCGGCGAGGACGACTACGTCGTGCTCAAGCACGTCGGTGAGCCGAAGAAGTTCGACTTCGCGCCGAAGGACCACCTCGAACTCTGCGAGGGCCTCGGCGCACTCGACATGGAGCGCGGCGCGAAGGTCTCGGGCTCGCGGTTCTACTTCCTCACCGGCATCGGTGCCCAGTTGCAGCTCGGCCTGCTGAACATGGCGATCGCGCAGGCCACCGCGAACGGTTTCACCCCGATGATCACGCCGACCCTGGTGCGGCCGGAGATCATGGCGGGCACCGGGTTCCTCGGCGCGCACTCGTCGGAGGTCTACCGGCTGCGCGACGACGACCTGTACCTCGTCGGCACCTCCGAGGTCCCGCTCGCCGGCTACCACGCCGACGAGATCCTCGACCTGGCGAAGGGACCGAAGCGCTACGCGGGCTGGTCGTCCTGCTATCGCCGCGAGGCCGGTTCGTACGGCAAGGACACCCGCGGCATCATCCGTGTCCACCAGTTCGACAAGGTCGAGATGTTCGTCTACACGCGTCCCGAGGACGCCGAAGCCGAGCACGCGCGCCTGCTGGACTGGGAAGAGCAGATGCTCGCCAAGATCGAGGTCCCGTACCGGGTGATCGACACCGCCACCGGCGACCTCGGCACGTCCGCGTACCGGAAGTTCGACTGCGAGGCGTGGGTGCCGTCGCAGGACACCTACCGCGAGCTGACCTCGACGTCGAACTGCACGACGTTCCAGGCCCGCCGTCTCGGCATCCGCTACCGCGACGACGACGGCCGCCCGCAGACCGTCGCCACGCTGAACGGCACGCTCGCCACCACCCGGTGGATCGTCGCGATCCTGGAGAACCACCAGCTCGAAGACGGTTCGGTCCGGGTGCCGGAGGCACTTCGCCCCTTCCTCGGCGGAACCGAGGTGCTCACGCCGGCATCGAAGTAGGGTCCGCGCCGAGGAAGAGGGGACGCATGCGCTTTCGGAATTCGCTCGCGATCGGGCCGGCGGTGCTGGCGATGCTGACGGTCGGCGGCTGCACGTCGACGATCGGCGGTACGGCCTCGCCGGTGCCCGGTCAGGGGCCGGTGGTCACGAAGGCCGAGCCGTGTGAACTGCTGACGCAGGAACACGCGACAGCGCTGGGCGTCACCTACCCCGGAGAAGAACGCGCGGCCAAGCCCGAACAGAAGGTCCCCGCCGTCTGCCGGTTCCGGAAACTGGAGGACGTGCGCAAGGCGTCGAACCTCGAGGTGTCGTTGAGCAAGGACCTGTCCTTGAACGACTACATGAGCGGCGCGCAGCCCGGGGAGAAGTTCGGGCTCGGCGGGTTCACCTGGACGCGGTACGCCACCATCCTCGGCCCGACCTACTGCTCGCTGAGCACGGAGCTCACCCCGGACTCCTTCGTGGAGATCGCCAGCGAGAGCCCCGACCACACCGAGGGCAACGCGTGCGAACTGGCCAAGGCGGCGGCCCCGGCCGTGGCGTCGAAGCTGCCGGGTGGTCAGCAGGACCCGCAGATCACCGCGCCACCCGGGCAGAAGCCCGCCGAGCCGGGCGGGCCGCTCGTGACCACCGATCCGTGCGCCATGCTCAAGCCCGAGCAGACCGCGCAGTTGCGGCTCGGCCCCACCGGCGAACCGTTGAAGTCCACGTCCGATCCGAACGTGGTCGGCTGCGAGTGGGCCGACACCGACGGCGACAAGGGCGAGAAGCCGTTCGACCTCTGGTTCTACCCGGCGAAGCCGATGGACGAAGTCCCGACGCTGATCACGCAGGGCGAACCGCAGGACTTCGACTCGGGCGACCGCAAGTGGAAGCTCTACACCGAGTCGGGCGGCAAGTTGTGCGCCGCGGGGCTGTCGATCACCGCCACCTCGACGGTCGCGATCATCGCGGGCAACCTCGACGATCCCGCGAAGGCGTGCGAAGTGATCAAGGCGGCTGTTCCGCTGCTGAACGGGAATCTGCCGCCCTCGTCCTAGCGCACGCGAGTTGCGCCTCCGATCACGCGAGTCGCGTCTCCGATCACGCGTGATCGCTTTCCGGCCATGCGAAGGCTAGTCCGTCACCTCGTCGGCGATGTACTTCGCGATCTCCAGCGCGCTGGTCGCCGCCGGTGAGGGCGCGTTGAGGACGTGCACCTGGTTCCGCGCGGTCTCGATCAGGAAGTCGTCGACGAGCGCGCCGTCCGGGCGCAGCGCCTGCGCGCGGACACCGGAGCCGTGCCGCACGATGTCGTCCTCGGTGACGGCGGGCACGAGCCGCGCGAGGCTTTCGGCGAAGCGGCGCTTCGAGAACGACCGGCGGACCTCGTCGAGGCCGGTCGGGTACGCGTACTTGCGCGCGAGCCGCCAGACGCCGGGGAAGCGGGCGACCTCGGCGAGGTCCTTCGCGGAGAAGTCGCGCCAGGTGTAGCCCTCGCGGCGCAGCGCGAGCACGGCGTTGGGGCCGGCGTGCACACTGCCGTCGAGCATGCGGGTCAGATGCACGCCGAGGAACGGCAGCGACGCGTCCGGGACCGGGTAGATCAGCCCGCGCACCAGCCGGCGGCGTTCGGGTTTCAGTTCGTAGTACTCGCCGCGGAACGGCACGATCCGCGCGCTCGGGGTGAGCCCGGCGAGCCGCGCGACGCGGTCCGCGTGCAGGCCCGCGCAGTTGACGAGGGCGTCGGCGTGGAGCACGTCGTCGCCGGTCGCCACCTCGACACCACCGGTGCGGCCAGGGCGGATCCCCAACGCGGGCGTGCCGAGACGCAGGTCGGCGTCGGATTCGTCGAGCAGCCGCACGAGCGCGGCGCAGACGCCCGCGAAGTCGATGATGCCGGTGGATTCCACGCGCAGCGCGGCGACGCACGAGACCTCGGGTTCGTACTCGCGGGCCTCGCTCGGGGTGATCAGCTTGGCCGGGACACCGTTGGCCTCGGCCCGTTCGGCGAGCACCTTCAGCGCCGGCAGCTCCGCCTCCGAGGTGGCGACGACCAGTTTGCCGCACACTTCGACCGGCACCCCGTACTGCCGCGCGAAGTCCACAATGGACCGATTGCCCGCGGTGGACATCCTGGCCTTGAAGGAACCCGGCTTGTAGTAGAGCCCCGCGTGCACGACGTTCGAGTTGTGCCCGGTCTGGTGGGCCGCCCAGTGGTCCTCCTTTTCGACCACCGTGACGTCCAGCCCGCGTTTGGTCAGCTCCCAGGCGGTGGCGAGCCCGACGATCCCGCCCCCGATCACTACGACAGTACGCACGATCGACCAGGTTACCCGGAGCACTACCTGACACCCGTCAGGTTGACTGATAGCGTACCTGACCGATGTCAGGTAAACGGTTGAGCAAGGACGAACGCCGGGAGCGGATCCTGGCCGCGGCGGCGCGGGTGTTCGCGGCGTCCGGGTACGACCTGGCCGGGATGCGTGAGGTCGCGACGGCCGCCGGGATCAGCACCCCCGTGCTCTACGACCATTTCCCGGCCAAGGCGGCGCTGTACGCCGGGCTTCTGGAGTCCGAAGTGGACAGTCTGCTGGCCGGCTGGGCCGAGTTGCCGTCCGCGGGCACCGCCGAGGAGCTGTTGCGCGGCCGGGTGGCGGCGATCTTCGCCTGGATGGAGACGAACGAACGCGGCTGGCGGATGATCTTCGCCGAGACGCCGTCCGACGAGGGTGTCGCCGAGGTGCACCGGCGCGGGCAGGCCAGGGCCACCGAGCGGCTGACCGAGGTGTTCGCGCGCGTGCCCGGCCTGGCGCTGACCGCGGACCTGCCGCGCGACCGCGCGAACGAAGCGCTCGCCGAAGCGGCGAAGAGCGCGCTGAACGCCATCGCCACCTGGTGGTGGAGCAACCGGGACATCCCGCGGGAGCAGGTCGTCGCGCTCACGACGGATCTGTTGTGGCGCGGACTGGGGAACCTGATCCAGGAGGACGTATGAGCACCGAGACCACCGAGCGGTACCGCCGGGCCCTCGAGACCAGGGACGTCGAACTCGCGCTGAACGCCTTCGCACCGGACGCCGTGGTGCGTTCGCCGCTGACCGACCGGGTCCGGTTCACCGGCCACGCGGAGCTCAGGCCGCTGCTGGAAGTCGCGTACACGCATCTGCGCGACGTCCGGTTCCACACCGACACCGGTGACGGGCGGACGCGGGTCGTCGTCTACACCGCGCGCATCGGCGGTGAGGAGATCGAAGAGGCGGCGGTACTGAAACTCGGCGAAGACGGGCTCATCGCCGAAGTGACGTTGTTCGTGCGGCCCCTGCCCGGCCTCGTCGCGCTGATGGACGCCTTCGGTCCGGACATCGCGCGCCGCAACGGCCGCACCTTCGCGGCCCGGCTCCTGGCGGTGGCCGCGAAACCCCTGCTGGCCACGGTGCGGTCCGGTGACCGCCGTGCCGTCCCGCTCGCCGGACCGAGGGGCCTTCACGTCCGCTGATCGAGCACGGGAACCGGAACGCCTTCTCGACGATGGAGGAATGGGGACCCTCAACGTCCCGATTCCTCCATCGTCGTGAGCGGTCCCCCTCATGACCGCCCGTGCCCTTCAAGTCTGTGAAGGTCGCTTCAGCCCACCGAAACCGGTGTAGCAAGCGAAGTTTCTTCCGGGTCTTCGAGAACCTTCGGCACTCCGCGCAGACTGAACAACGCGCTGACCGCCAGCAACGCCATCAGCCCCGCCGAGCACAGCATGGTCACCTGCAACCCGTCGACGAACGCCGACTTCGCACTGGCCAACACCAGCGCTCCTTGCTCGGGCGGCAGCTGTGCCGCGGCCTGGACGGCCCCGCCGAGGGTGTCCGAGATCGCTTCGGGCGGCACGCCCGCCGGGATGACGAGTTCGCTCCGGTACAGCGCGCCGAGCACACTGCCGAGGACGGCGATCCCCAGCGCCCCGCCGAGTTCGGTCGCCGTCTCGGAGATCGCCGACGCCGCGCCCGCCCTGGCCTTCGGCACGACCCCGAGCACCGTGTCCGTCGCGACGGTGAGGATCAGCGCCAGCCCCACCCCGAAGACGATCATCGCCGCGAGCAGGTCCGTGTAGACGATCGTCACGCCGATGCTCGAGTACAACGCGAAGCCGACCGCCGACAGGGCACAGCCGAGCGCGATCGTGGCGGCACGACCGAAGGCCTTGATGGCCGGCGGCGCGAGCACCCCGCCGAGGATGGCGCCGCCCATCCCCGGCAGCCCGGCGAGCCCGGACTCCAGTGGCGACCAGCCCGCCACCAGTTGCAGGTACTGCGCGAACATCAGCGACACCGCGAGCTGCGCGAACATCGCCAGGATCGTGGTGCCGACGGTCGCCGAGAACGCCCGCTGCGCGAACAGCCGCAGGTCCATCAGCGGTTCGGCCAGCCGCGGCTGCCGCAGGACGAACGCGAGCAGGCAGCCCGGCCCGAGCACGGCCGCGACCACGACGTCCCAGTGTCCCCAGCCCTGGTAGGCGACTTCTTTGATGGTATAGACGATCCCGACCATGCCGACGACGGAGAGCAGCACGCTGGGCACGTCGATCCGCTGGGACACCGGATTCTTCGATTCGGGCAGGATCAGCGCGCCGGCGAGCACCATGACCACCACCACCGGCACGTTGACCAAGAACACCGAACCCCACCAGAAACGCTCGAGCAGCGCCCCGCCGACGAGCGGCCCCATGCCGAAACCGAGGATCGTCAGCCCGCTCGAAACGCCGATCACGGCCGCGCGTTCCTTGCCGGTGAACACGTTCCGCACGATCGACAACGTCGACGGCATCAGGGTCGCGGCGGCGATCCCGAGCAGCGCGCGGGCGGCGATCAGGAGTTCCGCGGTCGGCGCGTACGCCGTGAGCACCGAAGCGGCACCGAACAGCGACGCCCCGATGAGCAGCAGCTTCTTCCGGCCGACGCGGTCGCCGATGTTGCCCATCGTGATCAGCAGTCCGGCGAGCGCGAAGCCGTACGCGTCCGCGATCCACAGCAGTTCCGTGGTCGACGGGTGCAGCTGCTCCGAAAGCGACGGCAGCACCAGGTGCAGCACGGTCAGGTCGATCGCGATCAGCAGCTGCGCCAGCACGCAGACCACGACGGTGCCGATCTTGCGGCCCTTCCCGATGGTCACCGCGCCGTTCACCTCGACACGCCGAAGGTGAGTTCCGGCGAGTGCCGCGCGGTGCCGTTGTCGCCGTCACCGAGGTAGAACCGGGTGCTCATCGTGCGGGCCGCCGGGTCGAGGACGCTGCGCCACAACGTCCGCCACGGCGCGCCGGGCTCGACCGCGAAGGACACCGCGTCGAGCGCGTCGCGCGGCCCGGCGCCGGCTTCCTTGGTGAGGGTGCGGAGCCGTTCGTAGGTGCGCATGGTCTCCGGGTTGTCCTCGGGCAGCGCGTCGAGGTCCGGATGGCGGTGCAGCAGGTGATTCGTGACGCACAGCGGCCCTTCGGCGACCTCGACGAAGTACTCGACGTCGTGCTCCCCGCGTTCGTGGACGAAGCCGCGGCCGGAGGCGTCGGCGACGATGTAGTGGCAGGGCGCGCCGTGCGTGTACTGCTTGGCGAGCATCAGCGCTTCTTTGGCTTCGTCGACGGTTTCACAGGTGTCCAGCAGATACCGGCACACCTGCAGCACCGAGAGGCCCGCCTGAGGGTCGTGCTCCAGCGGAGTGGCCGTTTCGACGTCGGCCATCAGCAGCGCGACGACGAGCCCCGCCTCGTTGACCCCTTCCGTTGCGCCGTCCAATGTGGACATGGAAAGGGAGGTCGAGGCGATGCCGTCGTCGGGGATCGTCGTCAGCACGTAAGGCCGTGACGCCACGGGCACCGTCCCGTCGTCGACGGGTTCCTCACCCGCCAGCACCGCGCCGAGCTGGGTCCAGCTCAGGGTGAAGAAGTCGTAGTTCCGGCCGAGCGTGCTCCCCGTCCACAGCGCCGAGCAGCCCGACCCGGCGGGCAGGGCGCTCGCGTTGTCGAACGAGACCGCCGCGTCGGCGGGAAGCCCGTAGGCCTCGGCGAACCCGGCCGTGCGTTCCGCGTACTGCGGCCAGTTCCGCGCGAACCAGGTGTACCGCGCCTTGGCCACGATCGGATCGATCGGTGGTGGCGACCAGTCGGAGCGTGCCTTCGCTTCGGCGCCGAGCGCATGGCCGATTTCGGCCTGCGTGCCGCGCGACGTCAGCTGCCGCACGGCGAGGAAGTCTTCGGGTGATCCCGCTGAGTAGGTCATGGGCGGAGGGTCTCCGCGACCGCTGACCGTCCGCGTACCGAACGCTGTCAGTGCTTGGCGGTGCTTGGCGGTGCTTGGCTGTGCCTGGCGGTGCCTGGCTGTGCCTGTCATCGGAATGTCATGTGCCCCCCGCGAAAGTGCTCTCACCAAGGCAACGACAAGCGAGGGAAACCATGATCGGCAACAAGGTGTACATCATCGCCGGTGGCGCCATCAGCGTCCTGTTCGTCGCGCTCGCGATGATCGAGTTCTCCACCGGCTACCCGGACGACGGCCTGCAGGACCTCCTCTACGCCGCGGTGAGCGCCGGCGCCGGCACGCTGCTGTACGTCCTCGACCGCCGTCAGCGCGACCGTCGTGCCCACGCCGCGGCGGCCGGCGACGCAACACGGCGTGACGCCCGATGAGGCACATCGACGGCGGCTTCCTCGCCGCGCCGGACCAAGCCTCGCCCGACCGCCGGGACGTGCGCAAGGACAAACCGGCACTGATGCTGACCGTCGTAGGCGCCTTCGTCGCGCTGGTCGCCGGTTACCACGTCCTCGTGGACTTCTCCCCGGCTTCACTGGTGATGACGGTGTTCGCGCTCGCCGCCGCGATCGGTGGCGGCGTGCTCACCCGACACCTGACGCGTGCCGTGCGGTTCCGGGTGCACGAACCGAACGCGGGCCTGGTCGGCGCCGCGAAGCTGAGCGGAATGGTCGTGGCCGTCCTCGGGTTCATCGCCCTGGTCGGTTCGTTGGACGGGCCCGGCGTGCTGCGGATCATCGCGATCGCCATCGGCTGCGCGGCCATCGCCTCCGTGAAATCGCTGCACGACCGGCAATGGGTGCTCTTCGATCTGGACGCGGTCGGTGTCCGCGTCGAGCGGACCGTCGTGCCCTGGCGGGACGTCATCCGGCTCACCATCGACCCGGTCGGCCCCGGGATGACCCGGCTCGGCGCGGTCCCGGTGAACGCGGCGCCGCTGTACGTCGCCATCCAGGACACCGAACTCGACCAGCGTCTCCTCGCCGACGCCGTCGGCCGCTTCGCGCCGCAGGGGACCTTGCTGACCCGCGCTCAGGACTCGCTGGGCGATCCGGCCAGGTGAGCGGCGCCGCGCAGGCCCAGCCCTCGGCGGTAGGCCCGGTCGAAGTCGTCGCCCAGCCGCTCCCGCACGGTCGTCCGGAGCAGGGCGGCGTCCGGATCGACCGCGAACGGGGTACCCCGGATGGTGACCGCGGCGCCGATCAGGACCGCCGCCCGCTCGGCGTCGCCGCGCAGCAGCGCGACCCCGGCGAGGCCTTCGACGGCGAGGGCCACCGTGGTGCTGTCGTGCCAGCGGTCCGCCGACACGAGCGCCAGCCGGTGCAGTTCTTCGGCGCCGTCGGCGTCGCCCTCCGCGGCCAGCACCCAGCCGAGCGAAATCCTCGCGCCGGCACGGACCCCTTCGGCCGCGAACGAACCACCGGAACACTCCGCGAGCCCGAGTTCGCTCAGCGCGCGGGCCCCGGCCAGATCGCCCTCGTGCCGGGCGAGGAACGCCAGCCCGATGTAGCCGGCCGCCCGGCTTTCCGGCATCCCGGCGCGGCGCGCGATCTCGATGGCGAGTTCGAAATCCGCCCGCGCTCCCGCCGCGTCGCCGTGGAGCAGCTTGCTCCCGCCGCGACGGCACAGCAGGTCCGCGTTGTCGTCGGACGCGCCGAGTTCCCGGATCAACCGCAGGGCCTCGTTCATCGTTTCGAGCGCTTCGGCTTGCCGGTTCGTCCAGATCAAAATCTGTGACAGATGGTCGAGGGCCATCGAAAGGCCCCAGCGTTCCCCGATCCGGCGGAACTCCTCCGCCCCTTCGCGCAAGAACTGTTCGGCCGTTTCGAGGTCACCTTGCATCATCGCGCGGAGGCCGTAACCGGTCGGCGCGAGAGCGAGACTCCAGGCATCGCTGTGCGCCAGCAGCGCCTGGCCGCGTTTCATCAGCGCGTCGTCGTCATCGGGCGGGCCGCTCACGACGCCCATCAGCAGCAGGAGCGCCGGGTTCCGGGGCGGTTCGACGATTGTCAGCATGAGGTCGTTCACCAGCGGCAGATGCCTGTCGAGTGCTTCGTGACCCCGCAGTCCCGCGGCGGCGGTGAGCACGCAGAGCTGGTACTCCTCTTCGAGACCGTCCGGCGGCCGCTGTCCGAGCTGTTCGACCACTTCCAGGCTCAGCGTCGACCCTTCGAACCGGCGGCCGCGCATCCACCAGTACGTCACCAGCGAAGCCGAAAGCCGGAGCGCGATCCGCACGTCGGACTCGGCGGACCAGCGCAACGCGGCCAGGAGGTCGTCGTAGGCGGCGTCGAGCCGATCGAGCCAGACCAGCTGCTCGCCGGTGCGCACGAGCGGATCCGCCCGCTCGGCGAGGGCCAGGAAGTGCTCGGCGTGCGCGCGCCGAAGCTGCTCGGTTTCGCCGGCTTCGGCGAGTTTCCCGGCGAAGAAGGCCCGGATGGTTTCGAGCAGGCGATACCGGTCCCCGGTGCGCTCCACCAGCGATCTGTCCACAAGGGACGGAAGGAGCTCCGCGGTGTCCGGAACGGCGCAGACCGCTTCGGCGTCGGCGAGGGTCGTGCCGCCCGCGAACACGGTCAGCCGCCTGCCCAGCAGGCGTTCGTCCTCCGTCAGGAGATCCCAGCTCCATTCGACGACGGCGCGCAGGGTGCGATGGCGGCTCTCGGCGGCCCGGCTGCCCCGCGAGAGCAACCCGAACCGGTCGTCCAGCCGAGAGGCGAGCTCGCCGACGGTCAGTGTCCGCACGCGCGCGGCGGCGAGTTCGATGGCCAGTGGCAACCCGTCGAGCGCGGCACAGATCCGCTGGACGTCGCCGGCGGTGGTGTCGTCGACGGCGAAGCCCGGATCGCCCGCTCGCGCGCGGTCGGCGAACAGCCGGACCGCGGCGAACTCCAGCGACCGGGCGGGTGGCGTACCCGGCGGTGGCACGGCGAGCCGCGGCACGGGGGAGACGACCTCGCCGGTGATGCCCAGCGGCTCGCGGCTGGTGGCGAGCACCCGCAGCGCGGGGGCCGCGCCGAGCAGCCGGGCGGCCAGTTTCGCGGCGGCCTCGATCACATGCTCGCAGTTGTCGAGCACCAGCAGGACCGCCCGCTCGGCGAGCGCGTCGATCAGCCGCTCGAGCGGCGCGTTCTCCACCGGGGCGGTGACCGTCCCGAGCGGGACCGTGCGCAGGCCGAGCGCGGTCAGCACGGCGTGCGCCACGTCGGCGCCTTCGGTGTAGGGCGCCAGCTCGACGAAGACCACCGGCAGGTCCGTCGCGGCCGCGGTTTCGATGGCCAGCCGGGTCTTGCCCGTCCCACCGGGACCGATCAGCGTCACCAGCCGCGAGCGGTCCAGCCTGCCGAGCACGTGCCGGAGGTCGCCTTCACGGCCGATGAAGCTGGTCAGCTGGGCGGGGAGCGGTGTGGTCTTGGCGGGCGGTGTCCTGGTCTTCGGCGGCTCACCGCGCACCACGGCCAGATGTGCGGCGGCGAGATCCGGCCCTGGATCGGCGCCGAGTTCGTCGGCGAGGACCCGGCGGGCGTCCTCGAACGCGGTGAGCGCGTCGGCCTGCCGTCCCGCGGCGTGCAGCGCGCGGATCAGCAGCGCCCGCGATCGTTCCCGCAGGGGTTGGGTATCGACGACCTCACGAAGCTCGGCGAGGACGTCTTCGTGCCTTCCCAACTCGAGTTCGGCCTCGACGCGGTCTTCGAGCGCCGACGTCTTCAGCTCGTTCAGCCTGGTGACCTGCGGATCGCGGAACGGCGCGTCGGTGATGTCCGCGAACGCCGGGCCGCGCCAGAGACGGAGGGCGTCGTGAAGCAGTTCGGCCGCCTTCGTGGCGTCTCCCGCCGCGAGAGTGCGGCGCCCTTCGACGGCGAGGCGCTCGAACCGGTGCACGTCGACGTCGTCGGGGTTTACGGCCAGCCGGTAACCCGCCGGGCTGAACTCGACGGGTGCGAGCTCCTTCAGCGCACCGCGCAGCCGCGAGACCTGTGATTGCAGCGCGTTCGCCACACCTTCGGGTGGCTTCTCGCCGTAAAGCCCGTCGATGAGCCGCTCTGCCGGAACCACCCGGCCGGCTTCCAGCGCGAGCAACGCGAACAACGTCCGGACCCTGGGCCCGCCGACCGGCACGGCGGTGCCGTCCTCGCGGCGCACCTCCGTCGCCCCCAGAACGCCGAATCGCATAAAGGCACCTTAACGGGGCCCGAGCGTTGACCTGGGCGGATCCAGCCCGCCCGAACCACGCCGATCGGCGTCTATACACTTCGCCGGGTCCCCACGCAACGGGAGAGGGCTGCGGAAGCGGGTGAAAAGGTATGTCTGAGCACGAACCGGTGGTCCTTGGTCAGCCGACCGTCGGCGACGAAGAGCTCGCCGCGGTGGCGGAAGTGTTCCGATCCGGCTGGCTTGCCGGTGCCGGGCCCGCTTGCCGCCGTTTCGAAGAACGCTTCGCGAAGACCGTCGGCACCGCACACGCCCTGACCACCAGCAACTGTGGCTCGGCACTTTTCCTCGGGCTGCGTGTGCTCGGCGTGAAGCCGGGCGACGAGGTGATCGTCGGCGACTACACCTTCCCCGCCACCGGTCACGCCGTGCTCCAGGCGGGCGCGACGCCGGTGTTCGCGGACATCCGTCCCGACGTGTGGAGCGCCGACCCGGCGTCGATCGAAAGCTCGATCACCCCCCGCACGGTCGGCATCCTCGCCGTCGACGTCGCCGGGCAGCCCGGTGACTTCGACGAATACCGCGCGATCGCCGACAAGCACGGCCTGTGGCTCTTCGAGGACGCCGCCTGCGCCGCGGGCGCGACCTACAAGACCCGTCCGGCGGGCAGCCTCGCCGATCTGGCCGCGTTCTCCTTCCACGGCCGCAAGGGCATCACCGCGGGCGAGGGCGGCGCGCTGGTCTCGGACCGCGAAGACCTCATCGCGCACGCGCGCAAGCTGCACACTTACGGCATCGAGCCCGCCATCACCCGCGAGGGTTCCGGCGCGCTGCCGATCCCGGAGTTCCACGAGCTGGGCTACAACTTCCGGCTCTCGGACGTGCAGGCCGCCATCATGAACGTCCAGCTCGACCGTCTCCCGGACCTGCTCTCGGCCCGCCGTTCGGTGGCCAAGCGCTACCACGAGGCGTTCGAGAACCTGCCCGGTCTCGACGTCCCGGTGGAACTGCCGGACCGCGAG encodes the following:
- a CDS encoding MFS transporter, whose product is MTIGKGRKIGTVVVCVLAQLLIAIDLTVLHLVLPSLSEQLHPSTTELLWIADAYGFALAGLLITMGNIGDRVGRKKLLLIGASLFGAASVLTAYAPTAELLIAARALLGIAAATLMPSTLSIVRNVFTGKERAAVIGVSSGLTILGFGMGPLVGGALLERFWWGSVFLVNVPVVVVMVLAGALILPESKNPVSQRIDVPSVLLSVVGMVGIVYTIKEVAYQGWGHWDVVVAAVLGPGCLLAFVLRQPRLAEPLMDLRLFAQRAFSATVGTTILAMFAQLAVSLMFAQYLQLVAGWSPLESGLAGLPGMGGAILGGVLAPPAIKAFGRAATIALGCALSAVGFALYSSIGVTIVYTDLLAAMIVFGVGLALILTVATDTVLGVVPKARAGAASAISETATELGGALGIAVLGSVLGALYRSELVIPAGVPPEAISDTLGGAVQAAAQLPPEQGALVLASAKSAFVDGLQVTMLCSAGLMALLAVSALFSLRGVPKVLEDPEETSLATPVSVG
- a CDS encoding C45 family peptidase → MTYSAGSPEDFLAVRQLTSRGTQAEIGHALGAEAKARSDWSPPPIDPIVAKARYTWFARNWPQYAERTAGFAEAYGLPADAAVSFDNASALPAGSGCSALWTGSTLGRNYDFFTLSWTQLGAVLAGEEPVDDGTVPVASRPYVLTTIPDDGIASTSLSMSTLDGATEGVNEAGLVVALLMADVETATPLEHDPQAGLSVLQVCRYLLDTCETVDEAKEALMLAKQYTHGAPCHYIVADASGRGFVHERGEHDVEYFVEVAEGPLCVTNHLLHRHPDLDALPEDNPETMRTYERLRTLTKEAGAGPRDALDAVSFAVEPGAPWRTLWRSVLDPAARTMSTRFYLGDGDNGTARHSPELTFGVSR
- a CDS encoding BTAD domain-containing putative transcriptional regulator, translating into MRFGVLGATEVRREDGTAVPVGGPRVRTLFALLALEAGRVVPAERLIDGLYGEKPPEGVANALQSQVSRLRGALKELAPVEFSPAGYRLAVNPDDVDVHRFERLAVEGRRTLAAGDATKAAELLHDALRLWRGPAFADITDAPFRDPQVTRLNELKTSALEDRVEAELELGRHEDVLAELREVVDTQPLRERSRALLIRALHAAGRQADALTAFEDARRVLADELGADPGPDLAAAHLAVVRGEPPKTRTPPAKTTPLPAQLTSFIGREGDLRHVLGRLDRSRLVTLIGPGGTGKTRLAIETAAATDLPVVFVELAPYTEGADVAHAVLTALGLRTVPLGTVTAPVENAPLERLIDALAERAVLLVLDNCEHVIEAAAKLAARLLGAAPALRVLATSREPLGITGEVVSPVPRLAVPPPGTPPARSLEFAAVRLFADRARAGDPGFAVDDTTAGDVQRICAALDGLPLAIELAAARVRTLTVGELASRLDDRFGLLSRGSRAAESRHRTLRAVVEWSWDLLTEDERLLGRRLTVFAGGTTLADAEAVCAVPDTAELLPSLVDRSLVERTGDRYRLLETIRAFFAGKLAEAGETEQLRRAHAEHFLALAERADPLVRTGEQLVWLDRLDAAYDDLLAALRWSAESDVRIALRLSASLVTYWWMRGRRFEGSTLSLEVVEQLGQRPPDGLEEEYQLCVLTAAAGLRGHEALDRHLPLVNDLMLTIVEPPRNPALLLLMGVVSGPPDDDDALMKRGQALLAHSDAWSLALAPTGYGLRAMMQGDLETAEQFLREGAEEFRRIGERWGLSMALDHLSQILIWTNRQAEALETMNEALRLIRELGASDDNADLLCRRGGSKLLHGDAAGARADFELAIEIARRAGMPESRAAGYIGLAFLARHEGDLAGARALSELGLAECSGGSFAAEGVRAGARISLGWVLAAEGDADGAEELHRLALVSADRWHDSTTVALAVEGLAGVALLRGDAERAAVLIGAAVTIRGTPFAVDPDAALLRTTVRERLGDDFDRAYRRGLGLRGAAHLAGSPSES